CGAAAATCCGAAACATAGATCTGCGGGAACTGGAATCTGCGATTAATGCATCCGCCGCACCCCGTGTCCAGGTAAAACTGGAACGCTGGTCTGACAAAAAAACGGTGGAAATGCTTAAATCACACAAAGGGCATAAAACATACAGGATTCTGGTCGATATAGACGACAGTATCTCTCTTGAAACAGTCCGGAATGCGGTATCAAAGCTGAAAGGAGCTTTGATTCACCAGCGCACGCCTGAACGCGTAGCTCACCGCAGGGCGGATCTTGTCAGAGATAGAACAGTCGTTGATATCGAGTGTCTCGGAATAGAGGATTCCCTCTACCGCATCGAGGTTGTGGGAGAAGGCGGACTCTATATCAAAGAACTCGTATCAGGAGACGGGGGCCGAACAACCCCGAGTCTCGCTGAAATCCTCGCCGTCCCCGCCAAAGTTGTCGCGTTAGACGTGGTGCAGGTCGACGGAATTAATAACGGAGATGAGTAAAAATGGCAAAACATAACGGTATTAAGAAACGGACACGGTATAAGCTTCAGAAAGGTCTTCGTGAGCGCGGAATGCCGAACGTAACCTCGGTCATCCAGCACTTTGAAGAGGGGCAGAAGGTTCACATCGTCATTGAGCCAAGTGTGCAGAAGGGCATGCCGCACCCGCGTTTCCACGGCAAGACCGGCACGGTTCTTGGCCAGCGCGGTCGCGCCTGGCTTCTTGAGATCAAAGACGGCAATGCAACCAAAGTGGTCATCTCCCGTCCGCAGCACCTCAAGGCACAGAAATATTAACCCCCAAATACTAATTTTACATTTACTTCAGGAGTCACAGGCATGAAAGTGAAAAAAGTTATCAGCGAAGAAATGATGTCGCTGCCGGAGCTTCGCGAGGTGCTGATCTCAATTCGTGACCAGCGTGCCGGCGGAGACGGTGAGACGGAAACGTCTGCACGGACGATGTCGTACGAGCTGCGCAAGAGTATCGATCATGCCGACAGTCTCGGAAAGTGCGATCCTGCAACCGCAAACGTCATTATTGACGAGTTGAACGGTCTTGAGAAGATAAGACCGGAGATCGCCTACCGGATTGTCAATATCATGCCGGAAAGCCGCGACGAACTTCGCGCCATCTACGCAAAGGAACGGTACACGCTTCTTCCGGAAGATCTGGATCAGATCCTTGATATACTCCGCCAGCATGCGTGAGTGAGGTGCAAGTTATGCCTCCAAAAACCGAGAGAGCCGACAAAAAGGAAGTCGAAGCTGTTGTACTGGATTTTCTTCAGTGGGGATATGCGGATGACAAACGCCCCTTAAACCAGCGGGAGCCGATTATCCTCGCGGTCGGCACCGACCAGTTTAAACTGCTGGAGCTGATTCCCAAACGCAACTTTGCCATCAATCTGCATGACAAGGTGTACATCGGTGACGGCGAGCGGAAGATTGTCGAGCGGGTGAAGCGCCGGATCTCCTATGATGAACTGACCAATACCGCAAAAGGCGAACTTGAACCGGTGATCTCCATGATCATTGCAGAAAGTGAACCGCGGTTCGTGAAGTTCTATAACGAAGCAGTACCGATCAGTCTGAAACTGCACATGCTGAACCTTCTTCCGGGTTTTGGAAAGAAGACACTGACCGATACACTGACCGAGCGGCAGAAGAAACCGTTCGAAAGCTTTGAAGATATCCGTTCCCGGGTGAAGACACTTGCAAAACCGGAGAAGTTTATTCTTGAACGGATTATGCTGGAGCTGGAAAACCCGGACGAGAAGTATCACCTCTTCACGTCAAAATGAAGGCTCCCAAAGATCAACATTTTTTAGTAGATGCAGACGCCGTTGCGCTGATTGCAGATACCATTCCGGTAGCCGGCAGAAAGGTCCTTGAGATCGGCCCCGGCGGCGGAGTCTTAACCGCTGCACTGCTGGCACGCGGAGCAACGGTTCGTGCAGTGGAACTGGACGGATCGCTTTTGCCGAATCTTGAGCAGCGGTTTGCCGGACAGCTCGCATCCGGCCAGCTGCAGATAATCCGCGGTGATGCATCAAAGGTACCCCTGCCGGAGTTTGAGCTGGTGGTAGCAAACCTGCCGTACTCCATCTCTTCGAAGATTACGTTCCGGCTGCTGGAAACCGGTTTTGAATCAGCAGTACTGATGTACCAGCTGGAGTTCGGAAAGCGGATGATTGCACCGCCGGGAAACGGTGAGTATGGAAGACTCTCGGTGATGGCGCAGACGTATGCGGATGTGGAAATGATTCTGGAACTTCCGCCCGAAGCATTCTCACCGCCGCCGGAGGTGTGGTCAATTGTGGTAAAGATTACCCCTCATGAACCGCCGGTACCAATCAGAGATCGCAGTGTGCATGCCGTACTCGTCAGAGAACTCTTCTCCCACCGGAGAAAAACAATCCGGAACGGCCTTCGCGGTATGCAGAGCATCTACGGAACTGCCGTGATGACAAATCTCACCGAGGCACTGCCCGCAGAGCTGCTGGACAAACGACCGGAGATGTTGTCGGTAACAGATTTTATTGATCTTTCCAACCGGTTATCTGTTCTGAGAGTATGAAACCGGATACCACACAAATCTATTTTCCCGCAGAGGACACACATCTGCTGATCCGTGCGGCTCTTGCCGAAGTGAAGACCTCCGATCGTGTACTGGAAGTCGGGACCGGATCTGGAGCTGTTGCCAAAGCAGTAATGACAGTTGCGCCGCAGACAATGGCAACGGAGATCAATCCGCATGCAGCAGCGTATGCGACGGCGGAGGGGGTAGCGGTTGTCCGGGGAAATCTGCTGGATCCTCTGAAAGGGGAGTTTGATCTGATTTTGTTCAATGCACCCTATCTGCCGACGAGACCCGAAGAACGTATCAATGACTGGCTTGAGTTTGCGCTGGACGGAGGAGAGACCGGACGCGAGGTGATTGAACGGTTCCTGCCTGCGGCAGCAGATCGTCTTGCGAAGTTTGGACGGATTCTTCTGCTGGTTTCCTCAGCAACGGGACTTCCGGAACTGCTCGCACTGGGTAAACAGTACGGGATGATTAGCATCATTGCAGATTCGGAACAAATGGAAGACGGCGAGACATTATACGTCCTGCGCATCTCGCGGGATCTCTGCTGCATGGGAGATGACGGTAACCCGAACAGAAGAGATAAGACATCAGGAACACCATTGTGTTGGTATGACAACGCAGAAGATTGAATTTGGCGTTTCCGGTATGCACTGCGGAGGATGTTCCGGTCACCTGACAACGATGCTTGCGGAACTTCCGGGTGTTGCAGAGGTGAAGGTTGATCACGTTGCCGGGACAGCTTCGCTTTCGGTTGACTACGATCAGACAACATTTGAAGATATTACCGAATGTGTTCTGGATGCGGGCTTTGAAGTCGTACCCGGTTCATTGAAAAATTTCTGACCATTTCTTTTTTGTACCCTTGTGCCGAATCCGACAAGTAATTACGCGAGTATGGTAATAAAAATAGGATATGGCCAGAACACTTTCCGAGCATGACATTGCACTGCTGCTAAAACTGGCACCGGAGTGTGACACCCTGATCTGTAAGGGATCAGAGAATACATACCGATCTATTCTTCCGCCGGTGGCAAATCATTATGCAAAGGATGCAGACGATTTTGCAGTGCGGCTGAACCGTCTGACCGACGAGGAGTTGGTAACCCTCGTAGATATGATCCGGGAAGGAAAAGAGGGCATCAGCTGCATACCGGAGGAGTGTGCAGAAGTCTTGATCGAACAGGCACTTCGCCGCGTGGGGCCGGAGGCGGGAAACGAACTCTATGCTCTCTATGAGGCAGGAACCCAGTGCCTGTGAACCCATAGACTGAACGTATTTTTTGTGTACAAAAAAGATCATCGGAAAATATTCCTGCGGCAGCATTCACGCAACAAAAATAAAAAAATTTCCGGCAGGACGGTTCATCAGAACGGGTTAGTTCTTCTTTGAAACCATTGCCATAACAGATTCCGCAATGGCGATAACCTCTTCCTGATTGAATGTCTCGGAGTTGATAACGATATCGTACGGCGAAGGATCCGCGATATCAATCTCATAGTACTCCATATAACGTGCGGCCTCGCAGGCTTCCCGATCAACGGTGGCGGCGCAGGCCTCTTCAGAGGTAAGATTTTCCCGCTCGGCAATGCGTTCTGCACGACAGTCGGGGGATGCATAGAGCAGAATTTTCAGATCAGCGTTCTCCACCATCCATCCGGCAAGACGCCCTTCCAGAATGATGTTATCGCTTGCCTCGCCAATCTCTTTTTGCCGGGCATCGATTTTGAGATCGATCTCAGGATTTTCCTCCGCAAGTTTTCCAAAAGCGGCAAGGTCCATACCATGCTCCTTGGCAAGGCTGCGAAACACCTCACCGGCGGAAAGATACCGGAGACCATGTCTCTCGGCAAGCGCCTTGCCAAGAGAGGTGGTCCCCGAACCGGGTGATCCGCTGATCGTAATCCGCATTGGTTACATGCCTCCGATATTGAGGGCTTTTCTGATCACCTGAGTGATCACCAGAGAACAGAGCATATACCAGAGAATCCACAGCGGGAAGAACCCGAGATAGACATCAAAGTAACTGGACAGTCCTGCAAACGGGAGAATGATAGCATTGCTGAGGTCAGCGTGTGCCATGGTCAGATCAGTGGTCTGCGGAATGTGTTCAATCAGCCAGAAAAAGATCGGCACCGTCAGAACAAGGATATAAGCCATGGGCTTAAACTGCTGCTGACTCATTTC
The genomic region above belongs to Methanocorpusculum vombati and contains:
- a CDS encoding 50S ribosomal protein L21e codes for the protein MAKHNGIKKRTRYKLQKGLRERGMPNVTSVIQHFEEGQKVHIVIEPSVQKGMPHPRFHGKTGTVLGQRGRAWLLEIKDGNATKVVISRPQHLKAQKY
- a CDS encoding RNA polymerase Rpb4 family protein, with the translated sequence MKVKKVISEEMMSLPELREVLISIRDQRAGGDGETETSARTMSYELRKSIDHADSLGKCDPATANVIIDELNGLEKIRPEIAYRIVNIMPESRDELRAIYAKERYTLLPEDLDQILDILRQHA
- a CDS encoding DUF655 domain-containing protein: MPPKTERADKKEVEAVVLDFLQWGYADDKRPLNQREPIILAVGTDQFKLLELIPKRNFAINLHDKVYIGDGERKIVERVKRRISYDELTNTAKGELEPVISMIIAESEPRFVKFYNEAVPISLKLHMLNLLPGFGKKTLTDTLTERQKKPFESFEDIRSRVKTLAKPEKFILERIMLELENPDEKYHLFTSK
- the rsmA gene encoding 16S rRNA (adenine(1518)-N(6)/adenine(1519)-N(6))-dimethyltransferase RsmA, with amino-acid sequence MKAPKDQHFLVDADAVALIADTIPVAGRKVLEIGPGGGVLTAALLARGATVRAVELDGSLLPNLEQRFAGQLASGQLQIIRGDASKVPLPEFELVVANLPYSISSKITFRLLETGFESAVLMYQLEFGKRMIAPPGNGEYGRLSVMAQTYADVEMILELPPEAFSPPPEVWSIVVKITPHEPPVPIRDRSVHAVLVRELFSHRRKTIRNGLRGMQSIYGTAVMTNLTEALPAELLDKRPEMLSVTDFIDLSNRLSVLRV
- a CDS encoding HemK2/MTQ2 family protein methyltransferase, which translates into the protein MKPDTTQIYFPAEDTHLLIRAALAEVKTSDRVLEVGTGSGAVAKAVMTVAPQTMATEINPHAAAYATAEGVAVVRGNLLDPLKGEFDLILFNAPYLPTRPEERINDWLEFALDGGETGREVIERFLPAAADRLAKFGRILLLVSSATGLPELLALGKQYGMISIIADSEQMEDGETLYVLRISRDLCCMGDDGNPNRRDKTSGTPLCWYDNAED
- a CDS encoding heavy-metal-associated domain-containing protein; this translates as MTTQKIEFGVSGMHCGGCSGHLTTMLAELPGVAEVKVDHVAGTASLSVDYDQTTFEDITECVLDAGFEVVPGSLKNF
- the cmk gene encoding (d)CMP kinase, with product MRITISGSPGSGTTSLGKALAERHGLRYLSAGEVFRSLAKEHGMDLAAFGKLAEENPEIDLKIDARQKEIGEASDNIILEGRLAGWMVENADLKILLYASPDCRAERIAERENLTSEEACAATVDREACEAARYMEYYEIDIADPSPYDIVINSETFNQEEVIAIAESVMAMVSKKN